The Phyllostomus discolor isolate MPI-MPIP mPhyDis1 chromosome 4, mPhyDis1.pri.v3, whole genome shotgun sequence genome window below encodes:
- the MRAP2 gene encoding melanocortin-2 receptor accessory protein 2 yields MNSFVSDFGRPLEPDKVFSRQGNEESRSLFHCYINEVEHLEKAKAGPQTTALDSDVRFQEGIRSSGPPEEELNRLMKFDIPNFVNTDQNSSFGDDDLLISEPPIVLENKPVSQTSHKDLD; encoded by the coding sequence ATGAACAGCTTTGTGTCAGACTTCGGAAGACCTCTGGAACCAGATAAAGTGTTTTCTCGACAGGGCAACGAGGAATCCAGGTCTCTCTTTCACTGCTACATCAATGAAGTGGAACACTTGGAAAAGGCCAAAGCTGGTCCCCAGACCACAGCCCTGGACAGCGACGTTCGGTTCCAGGAAGGCATCAGAAGCAGCGGGCCGCCCGAGGAGGAGCTGAACAGGCTCATGAAATTTGACATCCCCAACTTTGTGAACACAGACCAGAACTCCTCCTTTGGGGATGATGATCTTTTGATTTCAGAACCGCCTATTGTTCTAGAAAATAAGCCAGTTTCCCAGACCTCACACAAGGACCTGGACTGA